The Lycium barbarum isolate Lr01 chromosome 12, ASM1917538v2, whole genome shotgun sequence genome includes a region encoding these proteins:
- the LOC132621203 gene encoding uncharacterized protein LOC132621203 isoform X2, translating to MEENKNMETHQVDDEDEGPPPGFDSLTLPSQHTNEGPPPGWPHQHNQQQLLQTTDVEMESKEHESEDDEDGPPPGWNTIIPQKNLPSSPPATAAVTCDTETEKKEEVVENEDNGPSLGWQLTPQLPPLQTSEPPSGTQDAPLADTEMENKEDVAEDEDNGPPPGWQLTPQQPLQTSTPPSRTQPALADIEMEKKEEVVEDEDNGPPPGWNLIAQPQPLQISTPPSGPQQALLSEMETDSKQESTKNEEVRPQIEKQPMSHLRQMKPMVPQSSSHAATVSAEMGQMVCGSCRQLLSYPQGAKLVKCSCCRTINLVLEVHDVGQVKCGGCALLLMYPYGAPSVRCSSCRHMTKIGAHNRRPPLSMQQPRRRHPSYQVH from the exons atggaagaaaacaaAAACATGGAAACTCACCAAGTAGATGATGAAGATGAGGGTCCACCACCTGGTTTTGACTCTTTAACTCTACCCTCACAACATACCAATGAAGGCCCACCTCCAGGTTGGCCTCACCAACACAATCAGCAGCAGCTTCTCCAG ACTACTGATGTAGAGATGGAAAGCAAAGAACACGAATCAGAAGACGATGAAGATGGTCCGCCACCTGGGTGGAACACCATAATCCCACAGAAAAATTTGCCATCTTCACCACCAGCAACAGCAGCAGTTACTTGTG ATACAGAAacggagaagaaagaagaagtcGTTGAAAATGAAGATAATGGTCCATCGCTAGGATGGCAGTTGACCCCTCAACTTCCGCCACTACAAACATCTGAACCACCATCTGGGACACAAGACGCTCCTCTTGCTG ATACAGAAATGGAGAATAAAGAAGACGTTGCTGAAGATGAAGATAATGGTCCACCACCAGGTTGGCAGTTGACCCCTCAACAGCCACTACAAACATCTACACCACCATCACGGACACAACCAGCTCTTGCCG ATATAGAaatggaaaagaaagaagaagtcgTTGAAGATGAAGATAACGGTCCACCACCAGGATGGAATTTGATCGCTCAACCACAGCCACTACAAATATCTACACCACCATCAGGGCCACAACAAGCTCTTCTTTCCG AAATGGAGACGGATAGCAAACAAGAAAGCACAAAGAATGAGGAGGTAAGGCCCCAAATTGAAAAGCAACCTATGTCGCATTTACGACAGATGAAACCTATGGTGCCTCAATCCTCATCACATGCTGCAACAGTTTCTGCAG AAATGGGTCAGATGGTATGTGGTAGTTGCCGACAGTTACTTTCTTATCCACAAGGAGCTAAATTGGTGAAGTGTTCATGCTGCCGGACCATCAATCTTGTCCTTGAAG TTCATGATGTTGGACAAGTTAAGTGTGGGGGTTGTGCATTGCTGCTCATGTACCCATATGGGGCGCCATCAGTTAGATGTTCCTCTTGTCGTCACATGACAAAAATTGGG GCACACAACAGACGACCTCCTCTGTCAATGCAACAGCCTCGAAGAAGACATCCGTCTTACCAAGTTCATTAG
- the LOC132621203 gene encoding uncharacterized protein LOC132621203 isoform X1 — MEENKNMETHQVDDEDEGPPPGFDSLTLPSQHTNEGPPPGWPHQHNQQQLLQTTDVEMESKEHESEDDEDGPPPGWNTIIPQKNLPSSPPATAAVTCDTETEKKEEVVENEDNGPSLGWQLTPQLPPLQTSEPPSGTQDAPLADTEMENKEDVAEDEDNGPPPGWQLTPQQPLQTSTPPSRTQPALADIEMEKKEEVVEDEDNGPPPGWNLIAQPQPLQISTPPSGPQQALLSDVEKGSKHDSEVEKEGHPLGSESIPMAGHSSPSAPPPQSSSSVASSEMETDSKQESTKNEEVRPQIEKQPMSHLRQMKPMVPQSSSHAATVSAEMGQMVCGSCRQLLSYPQGAKLVKCSCCRTINLVLEVHDVGQVKCGGCALLLMYPYGAPSVRCSSCRHMTKIGAHNRRPPLSMQQPRRRHPSYQVH, encoded by the exons atggaagaaaacaaAAACATGGAAACTCACCAAGTAGATGATGAAGATGAGGGTCCACCACCTGGTTTTGACTCTTTAACTCTACCCTCACAACATACCAATGAAGGCCCACCTCCAGGTTGGCCTCACCAACACAATCAGCAGCAGCTTCTCCAG ACTACTGATGTAGAGATGGAAAGCAAAGAACACGAATCAGAAGACGATGAAGATGGTCCGCCACCTGGGTGGAACACCATAATCCCACAGAAAAATTTGCCATCTTCACCACCAGCAACAGCAGCAGTTACTTGTG ATACAGAAacggagaagaaagaagaagtcGTTGAAAATGAAGATAATGGTCCATCGCTAGGATGGCAGTTGACCCCTCAACTTCCGCCACTACAAACATCTGAACCACCATCTGGGACACAAGACGCTCCTCTTGCTG ATACAGAAATGGAGAATAAAGAAGACGTTGCTGAAGATGAAGATAATGGTCCACCACCAGGTTGGCAGTTGACCCCTCAACAGCCACTACAAACATCTACACCACCATCACGGACACAACCAGCTCTTGCCG ATATAGAaatggaaaagaaagaagaagtcgTTGAAGATGAAGATAACGGTCCACCACCAGGATGGAATTTGATCGCTCAACCACAGCCACTACAAATATCTACACCACCATCAGGGCCACAACAAGCTCTTCTTTCCG ACGTTGAAAAGGGGAGCAAACATGACTCTGAAGTTGAAAAAGAAGGGCATCCCCTGGGATCAGAATCCATTCCTATGGCTGGACATTCATCACCATCTGCACCACCACCTCAGTCGTCGTCATCAGTTGCTTCTTCTG AAATGGAGACGGATAGCAAACAAGAAAGCACAAAGAATGAGGAGGTAAGGCCCCAAATTGAAAAGCAACCTATGTCGCATTTACGACAGATGAAACCTATGGTGCCTCAATCCTCATCACATGCTGCAACAGTTTCTGCAG AAATGGGTCAGATGGTATGTGGTAGTTGCCGACAGTTACTTTCTTATCCACAAGGAGCTAAATTGGTGAAGTGTTCATGCTGCCGGACCATCAATCTTGTCCTTGAAG TTCATGATGTTGGACAAGTTAAGTGTGGGGGTTGTGCATTGCTGCTCATGTACCCATATGGGGCGCCATCAGTTAGATGTTCCTCTTGTCGTCACATGACAAAAATTGGG GCACACAACAGACGACCTCCTCTGTCAATGCAACAGCCTCGAAGAAGACATCCGTCTTACCAAGTTCATTAG
- the LOC132621204 gene encoding uncharacterized protein LOC132621204 isoform X1, whose translation MSASKSSARKRVSERQIPKSESKRRVSAAEDEFDAEISDDIKGIMTALKQIREKAQQDGLKKKEETISSVTSEVKSKIDELKLKLEKDRQSFAKALSKSSKECENLLKNETAKFQSIYDKFNKEKATHLQSLKDTISKYEEEKERLFMRYEQLRKKEKSMISELEQDSTKRIAELEESLKKKKQDDKAFSFLRKTLGSFLDNASDEDFPPDD comes from the exons ATGTCAGCCTCAAAATCAAGCGCAAGGAAAAGAGTTTCAGAGCGGCAGATTCCGAAATCAGAGAGCAAAAGACGAGTTAGCGCAGCCGAAGATGAATTCGATGCTGAGATCTCAGA TGATATCAAAGGGATAATGACGGCGTTAAAGCAAATAAGAGAGAAAGCACAACAGGACGGtctgaaaaagaaagaagaaactaTCTCTAG TGTGACTTCAGAAGTCAAGTCAAAGATTGATGAGCTCAAATTAAAACTTGAGAAAGACAG GCAAAGTTTTGCAAAGGCACTATCCAAGAGCTCCAAAGAG TGTGAGAACTTGCTAAAGAATGAAACTGCGAAGTTTCAATCAATTTATGACAAGTTTAACAAGGAGAAAGCTACACATCTGCAGTCTCTCAAAG ATACTATATCCAAATAtgaggaagaaaaagaaagactATTCATGCGATATGAGCAACTGA GGAAGAAAGAGAAGAGCATGATATCTGAACTTGAACAAGACTCTACGAAACGAATTGCTGAACTAGAGGAGTCGCTGAAGAAAAAGAAGCAG GATGATAAAGCATTCAGCTTTCTGCGAAAAACTCTAGGTTCATTTCTGGATAATGCCTCAGATGAGGACTTCCCACCTGATGATTGA
- the LOC132621204 gene encoding uncharacterized protein LOC132621204 isoform X2 — MSASKSSARKRVSERQIPKSESKRRVSAAEDEFDAEISDDIKGIMTALKQIREKAQQDGLKKKEETISRQSFAKALSKSSKECENLLKNETAKFQSIYDKFNKEKATHLQSLKDTISKYEEEKERLFMRYEQLRKKEKSMISELEQDSTKRIAELEESLKKKKQDDKAFSFLRKTLGSFLDNASDEDFPPDD, encoded by the exons ATGTCAGCCTCAAAATCAAGCGCAAGGAAAAGAGTTTCAGAGCGGCAGATTCCGAAATCAGAGAGCAAAAGACGAGTTAGCGCAGCCGAAGATGAATTCGATGCTGAGATCTCAGA TGATATCAAAGGGATAATGACGGCGTTAAAGCAAATAAGAGAGAAAGCACAACAGGACGGtctgaaaaagaaagaagaaactaTCTCTAG GCAAAGTTTTGCAAAGGCACTATCCAAGAGCTCCAAAGAG TGTGAGAACTTGCTAAAGAATGAAACTGCGAAGTTTCAATCAATTTATGACAAGTTTAACAAGGAGAAAGCTACACATCTGCAGTCTCTCAAAG ATACTATATCCAAATAtgaggaagaaaaagaaagactATTCATGCGATATGAGCAACTGA GGAAGAAAGAGAAGAGCATGATATCTGAACTTGAACAAGACTCTACGAAACGAATTGCTGAACTAGAGGAGTCGCTGAAGAAAAAGAAGCAG GATGATAAAGCATTCAGCTTTCTGCGAAAAACTCTAGGTTCATTTCTGGATAATGCCTCAGATGAGGACTTCCCACCTGATGATTGA